The following proteins are encoded in a genomic region of Amycolatopsis sulphurea:
- a CDS encoding phage portal protein, protein MGFLSFVEKRSAPGSVEKATTTAELFGTDTPADEPLTRETALKVSAVFACVRLLTDAIATLPVDAYRRVAGRRRPLAAPDWLIKPNPDIGRIAFFGQIMTSLLLEGNAYILVSRVGGRVVALDVIPASMVEPRYVATRSGRKCLVYQLSVAGEKEPSDVVGALGPEDVVHLQGLPLAGELRGVSPLKAASLTIGSALSALEYGAAFFADGALPGAVVNVPGPMTPEGLRAARQTWRNIHGGRGNRHGLAILTEGATFQKVTISPDEAQFLQTRQFQVPDVARLFGVPPHLIADATNSTSWGSGLSEQNTSFAQYSTRPWVERIEEALTALLVADTGDKRAFVRLNIDAIQRGSLKDRMDTYRVGLASGVYTRNEVRAWEDLPPDSDYGDFFQLPLNLALLTPDGPMSLSGGKTKAEPGDEPDAPPEPGMGDDPEHDEADGGEDSAENPKEPVDD, encoded by the coding sequence TTGGGGTTCCTGTCCTTTGTGGAGAAACGCTCCGCGCCCGGATCCGTCGAGAAAGCCACGACCACGGCCGAGCTGTTCGGCACTGACACCCCGGCCGATGAGCCGTTGACGCGTGAGACCGCGCTTAAGGTGTCGGCGGTGTTCGCCTGCGTTCGCCTGCTGACGGACGCCATTGCGACGCTTCCCGTGGACGCCTACCGCCGCGTTGCCGGACGTCGACGCCCGCTCGCGGCCCCTGACTGGCTGATCAAGCCGAATCCGGACATCGGCCGGATTGCGTTCTTCGGCCAGATCATGACAAGCCTTCTGCTTGAAGGGAACGCCTACATCCTGGTTTCCCGGGTCGGCGGCCGGGTGGTGGCGCTCGACGTCATTCCCGCGTCCATGGTGGAGCCGCGTTACGTCGCGACCCGCTCCGGCCGCAAGTGCTTGGTGTATCAGCTTTCCGTTGCCGGGGAAAAGGAACCGTCCGACGTGGTTGGTGCGCTCGGCCCGGAGGATGTCGTTCATCTGCAAGGGCTTCCGCTCGCCGGAGAGCTGCGCGGCGTGTCGCCGCTGAAGGCCGCGTCGCTCACGATCGGGTCGGCGCTCTCCGCGCTGGAGTACGGGGCCGCGTTCTTCGCTGACGGCGCGCTTCCTGGTGCGGTCGTCAATGTGCCCGGCCCGATGACGCCCGAGGGCTTGAGGGCTGCGCGGCAGACGTGGCGCAACATTCACGGGGGCAGGGGAAATCGGCACGGCCTGGCGATCCTGACCGAGGGTGCGACGTTCCAGAAGGTCACGATCTCGCCGGACGAAGCGCAGTTCTTGCAGACGCGACAGTTCCAGGTGCCCGACGTGGCAAGGCTTTTCGGGGTTCCGCCGCATCTCATTGCAGACGCCACGAACTCAACATCCTGGGGCAGCGGGCTTTCTGAGCAGAACACGAGCTTCGCGCAGTACTCCACGCGGCCGTGGGTGGAGCGGATCGAAGAGGCGCTGACCGCGCTGCTGGTCGCCGACACGGGCGACAAACGTGCGTTCGTTCGATTGAACATCGACGCCATCCAGCGCGGTTCGCTCAAAGACCGGATGGACACCTACCGGGTGGGCTTGGCGTCGGGCGTCTACACCCGCAACGAAGTCCGCGCGTGGGAAGACCTTCCTCCGGACTCCGACTACGGCGACTTTTTCCAGCTCCCGCTCAACCTTGCGTTGCTGACTCCGGACGGCCCAATGTCCTTGTCTGGTGGGAAAACCAAGGCTGAACCGGGCGACGAGCCCGACGCACCTCCCGAGCCTGGCATGGGCGACGACCCCGAGCACGACGAGGCGGACGGCGGAGAGGACTCCGCCGAGAACCCGAAGGAACCTGTTGACGACTGA
- a CDS encoding terminase large subunit domain-containing protein yields the protein MGGSYLGQPFRLLAWQRDVIDEIYRLTPDGRRRYRTAILGVARKNGKTQLAAALALYHLCADTRDAAPEVICAANTRDQARLLFAEASRMVRMSPLLSDICTVQRDQIICHATGGRFKAVSADAGLQQGLNPSMIVMDEYAQAKNSDLFDALTLGSAQRNEPLFFVISTAGPLPDGPFADMVEHGRRVESGEEEDPSFWSRWYGVQPGETVDHGDPEVWQRCNPSWEIMNHADFAASCKRTPEANFRMYRLNQFVRGGSTWLPHGAWDALARPDRRLARGDEIVAFVDAAWKGDSTGIVGVRLDDLHAEVLGHWEAPPGDPHWRTPLAEVKQRIRDICGIYRVAEVPGDPYRWEVAMQELAEEGLPVVEFPTNSLARMVPATQSAYEVIVEGRMSHSGDPSLARHLENAVVREDSRGPRLQKENAGSKRKIDLAVCLIGALHRAQLFREDRRTHDGFLVDAKPWDDFEDDEW from the coding sequence TTGGGTGGCTCGTATCTTGGGCAGCCTTTCCGTCTGCTCGCGTGGCAACGCGACGTCATCGACGAAATCTATCGGCTCACCCCGGACGGACGACGTCGCTATCGCACGGCAATTCTGGGCGTAGCAAGGAAAAACGGCAAGACACAGCTTGCCGCCGCGCTCGCGCTGTATCACCTGTGTGCCGACACCCGAGACGCTGCACCGGAAGTGATCTGCGCGGCCAACACCCGCGACCAGGCCCGGCTACTGTTCGCCGAGGCGTCGCGCATGGTGCGCATGTCCCCGCTGTTGTCCGACATCTGCACGGTCCAGCGGGACCAGATCATCTGTCACGCGACGGGTGGCCGGTTCAAGGCCGTGTCGGCGGACGCTGGCCTTCAGCAGGGCTTGAACCCGTCCATGATCGTGATGGACGAGTACGCGCAGGCGAAGAATTCCGACCTGTTCGACGCCCTCACGCTCGGCTCTGCACAGCGAAACGAGCCGCTGTTCTTCGTGATCTCGACGGCGGGTCCGTTGCCGGACGGGCCGTTCGCGGACATGGTCGAGCACGGCCGCCGCGTCGAGTCCGGCGAGGAAGAGGACCCCTCGTTCTGGTCCCGCTGGTACGGAGTCCAGCCCGGGGAGACCGTCGATCACGGCGACCCCGAAGTCTGGCAGCGCTGTAATCCGTCGTGGGAAATCATGAATCACGCGGACTTTGCGGCGAGCTGCAAGCGGACACCGGAAGCGAACTTCCGCATGTACCGGCTAAATCAGTTCGTCCGGGGCGGTTCGACGTGGCTTCCTCACGGTGCGTGGGACGCGCTCGCCCGGCCGGATAGGCGTCTTGCGCGTGGGGATGAGATTGTGGCTTTCGTTGACGCAGCGTGGAAAGGTGACTCCACCGGCATCGTCGGTGTGCGTCTGGACGACTTGCACGCGGAAGTCCTTGGGCACTGGGAGGCCCCGCCGGGTGACCCGCACTGGCGGACCCCGCTCGCGGAGGTGAAGCAGAGGATCCGCGATATATGCGGGATCTACCGTGTGGCCGAAGTGCCCGGGGATCCGTACCGGTGGGAAGTCGCCATGCAGGAGCTAGCCGAGGAAGGCTTGCCGGTCGTGGAGTTCCCGACCAACTCTCTTGCCCGCATGGTTCCCGCGACGCAGAGCGCCTACGAGGTGATCGTAGAGGGCCGGATGTCGCACTCCGGCGACCCGTCGCTAGCGCGGCATCTGGAAAACGCGGTCGTGCGCGAAGACAGCCGAGGCCCGCGCCTTCAGAAGGAAAACGCTGGCAGTAAAAGAAAGATCGACTTGGCGGTGTGCTTGATCGGCGCGCTTCACCGTGCGCAACTCTTCCGCGAAGACCGCCGCACGCATGACGGATTCCTGGTGGACGCCAAGCCCTGGGACGACTTTGAGGACGACGAGTGGTGA
- a CDS encoding phage terminase small subunit P27 family → MSRAKPPEDRSGNPRSAAGNSPAPVVHSGRAPRVPAKLGDIGREVWRAVWAAGDGAYHPATDRFVIERYCELHDRRAALLREVDIDGLTTEGSTGQTVIHPALRYVESTEKEMRAIETTLGLNLEARLRLGIAANAARRTTLDDILGGPDD, encoded by the coding sequence ATGTCCCGCGCGAAGCCGCCGGAGGATCGTTCCGGCAACCCGCGTTCTGCGGCCGGGAATTCTCCTGCTCCGGTCGTGCATTCCGGACGCGCCCCGCGTGTACCGGCGAAGCTCGGCGACATCGGGCGCGAAGTGTGGCGCGCAGTCTGGGCGGCCGGGGACGGCGCGTACCACCCGGCGACCGACCGGTTCGTCATCGAACGGTACTGCGAGCTGCACGACCGCCGCGCGGCACTGCTGCGCGAAGTGGACATCGACGGCCTTACGACAGAGGGCAGTACGGGACAGACCGTGATTCATCCGGCGTTGCGTTACGTGGAGTCCACGGAGAAGGAAATGCGCGCCATAGAAACAACTCTCGGGCTCAACCTTGAAGCCCGCCTTCGTCTGGGCATCGCGGCGAACGCTGCGCGCCGGACGACCTTGGACGACATCTTGGGTGGCCCCGACGACTAG
- a CDS encoding transglycosylase SLT domain-containing protein: MRLGTVSATDRVLAGALVVILALSSVQPPTPRLRPALVWPQPAEPPRPAPAAPAPPSVPPAGAGPDPGPPFKDPAPACGPARPDALDRWIGQAAAALEYAGEPPITDRAALRLIIAAESSGDPCVVNTWDANARRGTPSIGLVQTIRPTFDRWALPGYGDIRHPVDNIVAGVRYARARYGSESNVPGVVGRRTGRSYSGY; encoded by the coding sequence TTGCGACTCGGCACCGTGTCGGCAACCGACCGCGTGCTTGCCGGGGCGCTGGTCGTCATCCTGGCGCTATCGAGCGTCCAGCCACCCACGCCCCGGCTCCGCCCGGCCCTGGTGTGGCCGCAGCCTGCCGAACCACCCCGCCCTGCCCCTGCTGCTCCGGCGCCGCCGAGCGTGCCACCTGCGGGTGCAGGGCCGGACCCCGGGCCGCCGTTCAAGGACCCCGCTCCCGCGTGTGGCCCGGCCCGGCCGGACGCGCTCGACCGCTGGATAGGGCAGGCGGCTGCCGCGCTGGAGTACGCCGGGGAACCGCCGATCACTGACCGGGCCGCGCTGCGGCTCATCATCGCTGCGGAGTCCTCCGGTGACCCGTGCGTGGTGAACACGTGGGACGCCAATGCCCGGCGCGGGACACCGTCCATCGGGCTCGTGCAGACCATCCGGCCGACGTTCGACCGGTGGGCGTTACCCGGGTACGGCGACATCCGCCACCCGGTAGACAACATCGTGGCCGGAGTCCGGTACGCCCGCGCCCGCTACGGCTCGGAGAGCAACGTCCCCGGAGTCGTCGGCAGGCGCACAGGCAGAAGCTACAGCGGCTACTAG
- a CDS encoding DNA-methyltransferase, giving the protein MVEHYRDSALTLHQGDAADVLRTLDAGSVNAVVTSPPYFGLRDYGAAGQLGQEATVTAYVDRLVSVFAEVRRVLADDGAVWLNLGDGYASKSGPRRPGTTGLPPKNLIGLPWRVAFALQADGWWLRNAVIWSKTNPMPYSGTDRLANVYEHVFFLAKSDRYAFDLDAVREPYTGDRSPSRRARKAGPKKANSITTAWPPPGYEDRGHNPGDVWRMPTQPFKGAHIAPMPLGLAARCVAASCGVHTTCPDAGRGACGCGAHATVLDPFCGSGTSLVAALSAGHRAIGVDLNPDYLSIALDRCLKGNA; this is encoded by the coding sequence ATGGTCGAGCACTACCGAGACAGCGCGCTCACGCTGCACCAAGGCGACGCGGCCGACGTGCTTCGCACACTCGACGCCGGTTCGGTGAACGCGGTAGTGACGAGCCCCCCGTACTTCGGGCTGCGCGACTACGGCGCGGCCGGGCAGCTCGGGCAGGAAGCCACGGTGACGGCCTACGTCGACCGGTTGGTGTCCGTGTTCGCCGAGGTGCGCCGGGTGCTTGCTGACGACGGGGCCGTGTGGCTGAACCTGGGCGACGGGTACGCGTCGAAGTCCGGGCCGCGTCGGCCGGGCACGACGGGACTTCCGCCCAAGAACTTGATCGGCCTGCCGTGGCGGGTGGCGTTCGCGCTACAGGCTGACGGCTGGTGGCTGCGGAACGCGGTCATCTGGTCCAAGACCAACCCGATGCCGTACAGCGGCACCGACCGGTTGGCCAACGTGTACGAGCACGTGTTCTTCCTGGCGAAGTCCGACCGGTACGCGTTCGATCTCGACGCGGTCCGCGAGCCGTACACGGGCGACCGGTCGCCGTCTCGGCGTGCCCGAAAGGCAGGGCCGAAGAAGGCCAACAGCATCACGACCGCGTGGCCACCGCCGGGCTATGAAGACAGGGGCCACAACCCCGGCGACGTCTGGCGCATGCCGACACAGCCGTTCAAGGGCGCGCACATCGCCCCGATGCCGCTGGGCCTAGCGGCGCGCTGCGTCGCTGCGTCTTGTGGTGTGCACACCACGTGCCCCGACGCCGGCCGCGGAGCCTGCGGTTGTGGTGCACACGCCACAGTGCTCGACCCGTTCTGCGGCTCCGGCACGTCGCTCGTAGCCGCTCTGTCCGCCGGACACCGCGCCATCGGCGTCGACCTGAACCCCGATTACCTCTCCATCGCACTCGACCGATGCCTTAAAGGAAATGCATAG
- a CDS encoding TIGR02391 family protein: MTPDDAAERLRALRAEAASLPTSTSSAEFSSWHLRVRSVLNRVLGETHHITEGFSDIRWTPAAYTLGDASAFTDTFRATIPEAQGVLDAAIAELDFLADDTPIADESGVDPELWEHVAPEIRAGAWGKVASQAVIFTEDRVRKWAGRPVGEIGKDLAVATFGKAGQFQMGKTEGENEGWQLFAQGIARALRNVDAHRIQDRPDHKRYALGLVGACSLLLTQMRYEHGNRFKDTAPASSGSE; this comes from the coding sequence ATGACACCAGACGATGCCGCCGAGCGTCTTCGTGCGTTGCGCGCCGAAGCGGCGAGCCTGCCAACCTCCACGAGTTCTGCGGAGTTTAGTTCCTGGCATCTCCGCGTTCGCTCAGTCCTTAACCGTGTACTAGGCGAGACTCACCACATCACTGAAGGATTCTCAGATATCAGGTGGACGCCAGCGGCGTACACACTGGGAGACGCATCCGCATTTACTGACACCTTTCGAGCGACTATCCCCGAGGCGCAAGGTGTCCTTGACGCCGCCATCGCCGAACTTGATTTTCTGGCAGACGACACGCCGATTGCCGACGAGTCTGGAGTTGATCCCGAACTGTGGGAGCACGTTGCGCCGGAGATACGAGCCGGAGCTTGGGGCAAGGTCGCCAGCCAAGCGGTGATCTTTACCGAAGACAGGGTAAGGAAGTGGGCGGGTCGCCCCGTCGGTGAAATAGGTAAGGACCTGGCAGTTGCTACGTTCGGCAAGGCGGGTCAATTTCAAATGGGAAAGACTGAAGGGGAAAATGAAGGATGGCAACTATTCGCTCAGGGTATAGCTCGAGCGCTGCGTAATGTTGATGCACACCGCATTCAGGACCGGCCGGACCATAAGCGCTATGCGTTAGGTCTTGTCGGAGCGTGTTCGTTGCTTCTTACTCAAATGAGGTATGAGCACGGAAATCGGTTCAAGGACACGGCCCCTGCAAGCAGTGGTAGCGAGTAA
- a CDS encoding HNH endonuclease yields MLRRACMTCPGVAVPGVAHCERCGGRYRRAAGDRVRQAVRRAINRAGRARCRGCGHTFPAQATQVDHIRPLRDGGRDEPGNLQVLCIGCHQVKTEYENKQRIFRLPD; encoded by the coding sequence ATGCTGCGACGTGCGTGCATGACATGCCCCGGGGTGGCTGTCCCTGGTGTCGCCCACTGCGAACGCTGCGGGGGCAGGTACCGCCGTGCCGCCGGTGACCGCGTCCGGCAAGCAGTACGCCGAGCGATCAACCGCGCAGGCCGGGCACGCTGCCGTGGCTGCGGGCATACCTTCCCAGCGCAGGCCACGCAGGTGGATCATATCCGCCCGCTGCGGGACGGCGGACGCGACGAGCCTGGCAACTTGCAGGTGCTGTGTATCGGTTGCCACCAGGTCAAGACTGAATATGAAAACAAGCAACGCATCTTCAGGCTGCCTGATTAG
- a CDS encoding helix-turn-helix transcriptional regulator: protein MGALLSAQEVAQYCGVPLKTVYGWNTTGTGPKYYRVGKYVRYRASDVDTWLEEHTVTPRESD, encoded by the coding sequence GTGGGAGCCTTGCTCAGCGCTCAAGAAGTCGCGCAGTACTGCGGGGTGCCGCTGAAGACCGTCTACGGCTGGAACACGACCGGCACGGGACCGAAGTACTACCGGGTCGGGAAGTACGTCCGATACCGAGCGTCGGACGTGGACACGTGGCTAGAAGAGCACACTGTAACCCCGCGCGAGTCCGACTAG
- a CDS encoding helix-turn-helix transcriptional regulator codes for MSEFGEFVGGAEIGRLFGISRQRVYQLTSRADFPEPVAQLAMGNVWRTEDVRGWARNHGRAMPGDDPV; via the coding sequence GTGAGTGAGTTCGGGGAGTTCGTCGGCGGGGCCGAGATCGGCCGCCTGTTCGGTATCAGCCGACAGCGCGTGTATCAGCTCACCAGCCGCGCCGACTTCCCCGAACCGGTCGCGCAGCTAGCCATGGGCAACGTGTGGCGCACCGAAGACGTACGCGGGTGGGCGCGGAACCATGGGCGCGCGATGCCGGGTGACGATCCGGTCTAG
- a CDS encoding tyrosine-type recombinase/integrase, translating to MSVEDRWHHKGTRKRTADYGRGKRWRVRNRGARTLSFHKKSDAQAHDVKVNGDLMKGVVPFDPTAGRVLVSEVVTKWLKERYSDLGTRRTVMSRFKNHILPTFGHLRVCDITQSRVIEWWAEMCEKTKPNGERYATSTLELVYVHFGSFLRAAVKGATKLLPVHPFDGWDVDVPRRDRRVRNIWEQERVNTVLAAMPERERPIGLVSATCGHRQGEAFAVALEDVNRFRKEITIRHQVKRVGGKLVLSKPKGGKIRTVPLADVTATAIAQHAEKHGTTVVRCACCNKDWHIVFTTAKGGLIERAAWNRAVWHPAIQAAELATGGAHGMHNLRHYYASRLIEGGPSHRGASMEQVRDYMGHASIVTTSETYGHLFEQAHERARSLMDDVFSAVAYPLRTAEGQ from the coding sequence ATGAGCGTTGAGGACCGTTGGCACCACAAAGGCACCCGTAAGCGCACGGCGGACTACGGCCGAGGCAAGCGGTGGCGCGTGCGGAACAGGGGTGCCCGGACCCTGTCCTTCCACAAGAAGTCCGACGCGCAGGCCCACGACGTCAAGGTCAACGGTGACCTGATGAAGGGTGTTGTCCCGTTCGATCCGACTGCCGGGCGCGTCCTCGTCTCGGAGGTAGTCACCAAGTGGCTGAAAGAGCGCTACTCCGACCTGGGGACGCGACGCACGGTCATGAGCCGGTTCAAGAACCACATTCTGCCGACGTTCGGCCACCTGCGGGTCTGTGACATCACCCAGTCACGAGTTATCGAGTGGTGGGCGGAGATGTGCGAGAAGACCAAGCCGAACGGCGAGCGGTACGCGACCAGCACCCTTGAGCTTGTCTATGTCCATTTCGGCTCGTTCCTGCGGGCGGCCGTCAAGGGCGCTACCAAGCTTCTCCCCGTGCACCCCTTCGACGGATGGGACGTCGACGTGCCCCGGCGTGACAGACGTGTCCGGAACATCTGGGAGCAAGAGCGGGTCAACACGGTGCTTGCCGCCATGCCGGAGCGGGAACGGCCCATCGGGCTCGTATCGGCGACCTGCGGGCATCGGCAGGGCGAAGCGTTCGCCGTCGCGCTCGAAGACGTGAACCGCTTCCGGAAAGAAATCACCATCCGGCACCAGGTGAAGCGCGTCGGTGGGAAGCTCGTCCTATCCAAGCCCAAGGGCGGCAAGATCCGCACGGTCCCGCTCGCCGACGTCACCGCGACCGCGATTGCCCAGCACGCGGAGAAGCACGGGACCACGGTGGTCCGTTGCGCCTGCTGTAACAAGGACTGGCACATCGTGTTCACCACCGCCAAGGGCGGCCTGATTGAGCGGGCAGCATGGAACCGGGCCGTCTGGCACCCCGCGATCCAGGCGGCCGAACTCGCCACAGGCGGCGCCCACGGGATGCACAACCTTCGCCACTACTACGCGTCCCGGCTGATCGAAGGCGGCCCGTCGCACCGGGGAGCATCAATGGAGCAGGTCCGCGACTACATGGGACACGCTTCCATCGTCACCACCAGCGAGACCTACGGCCACCTGTTCGAACAGGCCCACGAACGCGCCCGCTCGCTCATGGATGACGTCTTCTCCGCTGTTGCGTACCCCCTGCGTACCGCCGAAGGCCAGTAG